The proteins below are encoded in one region of Bremerella sp. P1:
- the lepB gene encoding signal peptidase I — protein sequence MLGLLFFGILKTLTLILWIIALALGLKWIKATTFSWWKITLAGLVIIVGFQVINGILIRMMTAAGLPWVASWGLIAVAYVISTIVLVAGLFQLPPKNAVLVSLPTFAPMVGMLLVINLILTPYVFEAYKIPSSAMSPTLLGRHIRAECPECGATRYGSAPRDYISDEFFEDVDMICDNFHITQGCPPTDEFYSGDRILVSKRSTPKRWDLLVFRYPENPQVKYIMRLVGMPGETIHIENGSVYADGKPLTLPPELEGIRYADHMEGLPIGYFLWGTVDEPAKLEDDEYFVLGDFTTNAKDSRLWRSPAKTGLSPYAVPQEYIIGIATEIYWPYDRWRPFP from the coding sequence ATGCTCGGTCTGCTTTTCTTTGGAATCCTGAAGACACTAACGCTAATCCTCTGGATTATTGCTCTCGCACTGGGACTCAAGTGGATCAAAGCAACGACGTTCTCCTGGTGGAAAATCACCCTGGCGGGCTTGGTAATCATCGTAGGTTTCCAGGTCATAAACGGCATCCTGATTCGGATGATGACTGCGGCAGGTTTGCCGTGGGTAGCAAGTTGGGGGCTGATCGCTGTCGCCTACGTCATAAGCACGATCGTCCTGGTCGCTGGCCTCTTTCAGCTACCCCCTAAAAACGCCGTGCTCGTGTCACTTCCCACTTTCGCGCCAATGGTCGGCATGCTGTTAGTAATTAACTTGATCCTCACGCCCTATGTATTCGAGGCTTACAAGATCCCGTCCTCGGCTATGAGCCCGACGCTGTTGGGTAGACACATTCGTGCGGAATGCCCCGAGTGCGGAGCAACCCGGTATGGTTCGGCTCCGAGAGATTACATCTCGGACGAATTCTTCGAAGACGTCGATATGATCTGCGATAACTTTCATATCACCCAGGGCTGTCCACCGACGGATGAATTCTACAGTGGGGATAGAATCCTCGTCTCCAAACGCTCTACTCCGAAACGCTGGGACCTGCTGGTCTTCCGCTATCCGGAGAATCCGCAAGTGAAATACATCATGCGTCTGGTTGGTATGCCGGGTGAAACGATCCACATTGAAAATGGTTCTGTCTATGCCGATGGCAAACCACTTACCCTGCCGCCGGAACTGGAAGGCATTCGCTATGCCGATCACATGGAGGGTTTGCCCATCGGCTATTTCCTGTGGGGCACCGTTGATGAACCGGCCAAGCTTGAAGATGACGAATACTTCGTCCTGGGTGACTTCACCACCAACGCCAAAGATTCACGCTTGTGGCGTAGCCCTGCCAAAACGGGCTTAAGCCCTTATGCCGTGCCCCAGGAATACATCATTGGCATCGCAACTGAAATCTACTGGCCGTACGACCGCTGGCGACCGTTTCCCTAG
- a CDS encoding class II fumarate hydratase encodes MSQFRTEKDSMGEVQVPANAYYSAQTQRAVENFPISGWTLPPALIHAMGWVKYACAIANRDLGKLTGTGKNPLNDDQVKALLDACTEVREGKLDGEFPIDVFQTGSGTSSNMNVNEVISNRAIEIIGGDRLAVAKPIHPNDHVNMGQSTNDTFPTAIHVAAAMQIKSSLIPALEKLHASLKKKAEAWDKIIKIGRTHLMDATPLRLGQEFGGFARQIELSIKRAKIALESVLELPVGGTAVGTGINTHPQFSEKVCAALAEGLDIPFIEAIDHFEAAANRDGLVQCHSELKTIATTLFNFANNIRWLGSGPRCGFYEVALPSRQPGSSIMPGKVNPVMSEAMMQVAAKVIGNDSCMALSGAAGGNFQLNIMMPVMGHTVLESIHLLANSCDAFVEFCVEGMEANEDKCNAAVEQSLSMCTSLNPLIGYDKAAKMAKDAFASGKTIRELAEEQGEIEPEALKDALDPWKMTYPHE; translated from the coding sequence ATGTCGCAGTTTCGCACCGAAAAAGACTCGATGGGGGAAGTTCAGGTTCCCGCCAATGCCTATTACAGCGCTCAAACACAACGAGCTGTCGAGAACTTTCCGATCAGCGGCTGGACATTGCCCCCGGCGCTGATCCACGCGATGGGCTGGGTGAAGTATGCATGTGCGATTGCCAATCGTGATCTCGGCAAGCTAACCGGAACCGGCAAGAACCCGCTCAATGATGACCAGGTCAAAGCCCTGTTGGATGCGTGCACCGAAGTACGTGAAGGCAAGCTCGACGGCGAGTTCCCGATCGACGTCTTCCAAACCGGTAGCGGCACGTCCAGCAATATGAACGTGAACGAAGTGATCAGCAATCGGGCCATCGAAATCATCGGTGGTGATCGCCTGGCCGTGGCCAAGCCGATTCACCCCAACGATCACGTCAACATGGGGCAAAGCACCAACGATACTTTCCCAACCGCGATCCATGTGGCCGCCGCGATGCAGATCAAGTCGAGCTTGATTCCGGCACTCGAAAAGCTGCACGCTTCGCTCAAGAAGAAAGCGGAAGCCTGGGACAAGATCATCAAGATCGGCCGAACCCACTTGATGGACGCGACCCCGCTTCGCCTCGGTCAAGAGTTTGGTGGCTTCGCTCGTCAGATCGAACTCTCGATCAAGCGGGCCAAGATCGCCCTGGAATCGGTGCTCGAACTTCCCGTCGGTGGCACCGCCGTGGGCACCGGCATCAACACTCACCCTCAGTTCTCGGAAAAGGTCTGTGCCGCACTTGCCGAAGGCTTGGACATTCCATTCATCGAAGCCATCGATCACTTCGAAGCTGCTGCCAATCGCGACGGCCTGGTCCAGTGCCATAGCGAGCTGAAGACGATCGCGACGACGTTGTTCAACTTCGCCAATAACATTCGTTGGCTGGGTAGCGGTCCTCGTTGTGGTTTCTATGAAGTGGCTCTTCCTTCGCGGCAACCTGGTAGCAGTATCATGCCAGGCAAGGTGAATCCCGTGATGAGTGAAGCCATGATGCAGGTTGCCGCCAAGGTAATCGGTAACGACAGTTGCATGGCTCTTTCCGGTGCCGCAGGCGGTAACTTCCAACTCAACATCATGATGCCGGTCATGGGACACACGGTCCTGGAGAGCATTCATTTGCTGGCCAACTCATGCGACGCATTCGTCGAGTTCTGTGTCGAAGGCATGGAAGCGAACGAAGACAAGTGCAACGCGGCGGTCGAACAAAGCCTGTCGATGTGCACCAGTTTGAACCCGCTGATCGGCTACGACAAAGCGGCCAAGATGGCCAAGGATGCGTTCGCCAGCGGCAAGACGATTCGCGAACTGGCCGAAGAGCAGGGCGAAATCGAACCCGAAGCCCTGAAGGATGCGCTCGACCCTTGGAAGATGACCTACCCGCACGAGTAA
- a CDS encoding SpoVG family protein, whose amino-acid sequence MKITEVRIKLMEDSSDRLRGFCSITFDDAFVIRDLKIIEGANGPFVAMPSRKLTGHCPGCGCKNHLRAAYCNQCGTKLKLPQIERGSDQRAKLYADIAHPINSECREQIQTRVIDEYLNEIEEAKRPGYRSKYDDYFSDAGEDYDHDDDDQPSSTSPPAKREAPPQETSDSIERSEGASQLKGPHSPPADKPSQSSSSRPRKFGEGIFDD is encoded by the coding sequence GTGAAGATCACCGAAGTCCGCATCAAGCTGATGGAAGATTCCAGCGATCGGTTGCGTGGATTCTGCTCCATCACCTTCGACGATGCCTTCGTGATTCGCGATTTGAAAATCATCGAAGGTGCCAACGGTCCATTCGTCGCCATGCCCAGTCGCAAGCTGACCGGGCATTGCCCTGGCTGTGGCTGCAAGAATCACTTGCGCGCGGCCTATTGCAACCAATGTGGTACGAAGTTGAAGCTACCGCAGATCGAGCGCGGCTCGGATCAACGGGCCAAGCTTTACGCCGACATTGCGCATCCGATCAATTCCGAGTGCCGCGAGCAAATTCAAACGCGCGTCATCGATGAGTACCTCAACGAAATCGAAGAGGCCAAGCGTCCCGGCTACCGCTCGAAATACGACGACTACTTCAGCGATGCGGGCGAAGATTACGACCATGATGATGACGACCAGCCATCGTCCACTTCTCCGCCCGCGAAACGGGAAGCGCCTCCTCAGGAAACTTCGGATTCGATCGAGCGCAGCGAAGGTGCTTCCCAGCTGAAGGGACCTCATTCGCCACCAGCGGACAAACCGAGCCAGTCCAGTTCGTCTCGCCCCCGAAAATTCGGGGAAGGCATCTTCGACGACTAG
- the ispE gene encoding 4-(cytidine 5'-diphospho)-2-C-methyl-D-erythritol kinase: MLFQRLASKVSVLAPAKINLFLELLGKRPDGFHELETVMVAVSLFDRLEVTPTKQREIILECAWDSGQLAQATKLGDSSQLLGDLPPQYSNLVYRAVKLLQSEENVPHGARIVLQKRIPSASGFGGASSDAAAALFAASQAWNLNLSIQRLSELAAQLGSDIPFFFHAGQLGSGQAIATGRGENIETFSGRRLDLVLIRPAGGVSTAEAYRRCRLPEVPDSSSELLASLKSHQRMSMPRHLTNRLTEPAREISTRIDQLANICEQLDVVAHQMSGSGSGYFTICRSHTHARRVAARLKAQNVGMVFPVTTCGLQSLRN; this comes from the coding sequence ATGTTGTTTCAGCGATTGGCTTCCAAGGTATCCGTACTTGCTCCGGCGAAGATTAATCTCTTCCTGGAACTACTAGGTAAGCGCCCCGATGGCTTCCACGAACTGGAAACCGTCATGGTGGCCGTCTCGCTGTTCGATCGACTGGAAGTCACCCCCACGAAGCAGCGTGAAATCATTCTCGAATGTGCGTGGGACTCAGGGCAACTTGCGCAAGCCACGAAGTTAGGCGACAGCAGTCAACTACTTGGCGATCTTCCACCTCAGTACAGCAACTTGGTTTATCGGGCCGTGAAATTGCTTCAGTCGGAAGAAAATGTCCCGCACGGAGCGCGAATCGTTTTGCAAAAGCGAATTCCGTCCGCTTCTGGTTTTGGAGGAGCGTCCAGCGACGCTGCGGCCGCCTTGTTTGCTGCGAGCCAAGCCTGGAATTTGAACCTTTCCATCCAGCGGTTGAGCGAGTTGGCTGCCCAACTGGGAAGCGATATCCCATTTTTCTTTCATGCCGGGCAACTAGGAAGCGGCCAGGCAATTGCCACAGGACGCGGGGAAAACATCGAAACCTTCTCGGGGCGACGGCTCGATCTGGTGTTGATCCGGCCTGCCGGGGGAGTTTCAACCGCTGAGGCCTATCGGCGCTGTCGGCTGCCAGAAGTGCCTGACTCATCCAGTGAACTTCTTGCCAGCCTGAAGTCACATCAGCGCATGTCGATGCCGCGTCACCTCACCAACCGCCTGACAGAACCTGCCCGAGAAATTTCGACCCGAATCGACCAGCTCGCTAACATTTGCGAACAATTAGACGTGGTCGCCCATCAGATGTCAGGGAGTGGATCCGGCTACTTCACCATTTGTCGTAGCCACACTCACGCCAGGCGCGTTGCCGCCAGGCTGAAAGCCCAGAACGTCGGCATGGTTTTTCCAGTCACGACGTGCGGGCTCCAGTCGCTGCGAAACTGA
- a CDS encoding tetratricopeptide repeat protein: MSEAITPSSNRLKWIAIVAIPVLVLVVYHRTFTYPFQFDGAARIQTNETYQTLRWEYFPTRTRSLVNLTWRLNYVADGGTLVGYHAVNIAIHITASLLLFGFIYRTLQLPKIAQRYREHAVLLAASVALLWAIHPLQTQSVTYIVQRYESLMGMFFVLSLFCFVRGFTSKNHVLWYVGSVLACVASALCKEVAVVIPLVVLWYDRAFLAESWGELFRNRWPVYLGLSASWLILAQVALIPIENHNEHGTVVVHEVDFTGDEPVRSLVGPKEYLYSQAHAIPFYVQLTFLPMGQSLDHGWRATYSLADAIWPGVLVVAALGLTIWCIFRAPRWSFVGACFFLILAPTSSILPIQDIVFEHRMYLPLAAVLALIVFGIFEGLRRATPDHSTDSSHLSVSQAMIVLLVVLTVVYGGVSIARNEVYRSDESMWRDVLAKNPKNPRAYHGIAHAYIMRGQWAEAIPYLEKTIELHPEYEFKKSYSETFRKGAAKAMETGDLKMALDLLDLSIKMNPEDAEAYLLMAKLIQQQNPRQSIALLQLAIKRDPDNEEAQQLLKELSQ, encoded by the coding sequence ATGTCAGAAGCGATTACCCCTTCATCCAACCGCCTGAAATGGATTGCCATCGTGGCGATCCCAGTGCTTGTTTTGGTTGTCTACCATCGGACTTTCACATATCCGTTCCAGTTTGATGGCGCGGCCAGAATACAGACCAACGAAACTTATCAGACACTTCGCTGGGAATACTTTCCTACACGCACCCGATCGCTCGTCAACCTGACCTGGCGACTGAACTACGTGGCCGACGGGGGAACTCTCGTTGGCTACCATGCGGTAAATATCGCAATCCACATTACGGCCAGCCTGCTGCTGTTTGGGTTTATCTACCGAACCCTGCAATTACCCAAGATAGCCCAGCGTTATCGTGAGCACGCCGTGCTGCTGGCTGCATCCGTCGCGCTGCTATGGGCAATCCATCCACTGCAAACCCAGTCGGTCACCTACATCGTTCAGCGATACGAATCGTTGATGGGGATGTTCTTCGTGCTATCCCTGTTTTGCTTCGTCCGGGGCTTCACCTCGAAGAATCATGTGCTCTGGTATGTCGGTAGTGTGCTGGCCTGCGTGGCTTCCGCTCTCTGCAAAGAAGTGGCCGTGGTCATTCCCTTGGTGGTTCTCTGGTACGACCGCGCCTTTCTGGCCGAGTCGTGGGGCGAGCTGTTTCGCAATCGCTGGCCAGTTTACTTGGGTTTATCTGCGTCTTGGCTGATTCTCGCTCAGGTAGCCCTGATACCTATCGAGAATCACAACGAACATGGCACGGTGGTTGTGCATGAAGTGGACTTCACCGGGGACGAGCCTGTACGCTCGCTCGTTGGCCCCAAAGAATATCTCTACAGCCAAGCCCATGCGATTCCCTTCTATGTTCAGCTAACCTTCTTGCCGATGGGACAGTCGCTAGACCACGGTTGGCGGGCAACCTATTCCCTGGCCGATGCCATCTGGCCAGGCGTCCTCGTGGTAGCCGCGTTAGGCCTGACGATCTGGTGTATCTTCCGTGCTCCTCGGTGGAGCTTTGTCGGCGCATGCTTCTTTTTAATTCTCGCCCCGACCTCCAGCATCCTGCCGATCCAAGACATCGTCTTCGAGCATCGGATGTATCTTCCGCTGGCAGCCGTACTGGCGCTAATCGTCTTTGGAATCTTCGAAGGGCTCCGACGAGCCACGCCCGACCATTCGACCGACTCGTCGCATTTGTCGGTGTCGCAAGCAATGATCGTGCTGCTGGTCGTGCTGACTGTAGTTTACGGTGGCGTGTCGATCGCCAGGAACGAAGTCTATCGCAGCGATGAATCAATGTGGCGCGACGTGTTGGCGAAGAACCCCAAGAATCCTCGGGCCTATCATGGTATCGCTCATGCCTACATCATGCGCGGCCAGTGGGCCGAGGCCATTCCCTATCTCGAGAAGACCATCGAACTTCACCCAGAGTACGAGTTCAAAAAGAGCTACTCCGAAACGTTCCGTAAAGGTGCCGCCAAGGCGATGGAAACCGGGGACCTGAAGATGGCCCTCGACCTGCTTGACCTGTCGATCAAAATGAATCCCGAGGACGCCGAGGCCTACCTCCTGATGGCCAAGCTGATACAGCAGCAGAATCCGCGGCAATCGATCGCTCTTCTACAACTGGCGATCAAGCGCGACCCCGACAATGAAGAAGCTCAACAACTGCTGAAAGAATTGAGCCAGTAG
- a CDS encoding DUF368 domain-containing protein, whose protein sequence is MAPLKIDAIRHFLCGIAMGAADAVPGISGGTVALVLGIYRRLVDAVSAVSADAVRLLLKRQWKALAERFDFWFLVVLLGGIVCGLLTFVVVLHELIGEADHPASTRPFVYAVFFGAIVASGFLVAKMVRPASTGHGILCLLSAVAGGVFAWWLTGLPALEAFDAAPNPIVSFLLGAIAICAMILPGISGSYLLLVFGAYHYFSGVPKALAKGEIVLGDLFAFACFALGCLVGLLSFSKLLKWLLHQHEAVTLSIMGGFMIGALRKLWPWQGDEIETPFANEAAICFALMVVAAIVVLVIDFLARPDVEEQIDGDHSSQRAS, encoded by the coding sequence ATGGCACCCTTGAAAATCGACGCAATTCGACACTTCCTCTGCGGAATCGCCATGGGGGCTGCGGACGCGGTGCCAGGGATTTCTGGGGGGACAGTTGCCCTAGTGCTGGGTATCTACCGCCGCTTGGTCGATGCGGTCAGTGCCGTCAGCGCCGACGCCGTTCGGCTGCTTTTGAAGCGTCAGTGGAAAGCGTTGGCCGAGCGATTCGATTTCTGGTTTCTGGTGGTCCTGCTGGGTGGGATTGTTTGCGGTCTGCTCACGTTTGTGGTCGTGTTGCATGAACTGATCGGAGAAGCCGATCATCCGGCCTCGACGCGGCCCTTTGTGTACGCCGTGTTCTTTGGCGCCATCGTCGCTTCAGGCTTTCTCGTGGCGAAGATGGTCCGACCAGCCAGCACCGGGCACGGGATCCTTTGTCTTCTCTCGGCCGTCGCCGGAGGTGTTTTTGCCTGGTGGTTGACCGGACTGCCGGCCCTGGAAGCATTCGACGCGGCGCCCAATCCGATCGTTTCATTTCTGTTGGGGGCGATCGCTATCTGTGCGATGATCTTGCCAGGCATCAGCGGCTCGTACTTGCTGTTGGTATTTGGTGCTTACCATTACTTCAGTGGCGTTCCCAAGGCCTTGGCCAAGGGCGAGATCGTGCTGGGAGACTTGTTCGCCTTTGCCTGCTTCGCGTTGGGGTGCCTGGTTGGGCTGCTGTCGTTCAGCAAACTACTCAAGTGGCTGTTGCATCAACACGAAGCCGTCACGCTCTCGATCATGGGTGGCTTTATGATCGGAGCACTACGCAAGCTGTGGCCTTGGCAAGGAGACGAAATCGAAACCCCATTCGCCAACGAAGCAGCGATTTGCTTCGCCCTGATGGTTGTTGCGGCGATCGTTGTCCTGGTGATCGACTTCCTCGCTCGCCCTGATGTGGAAGAACAAATCGACGGCGATCATTCCAGCCAACGGGCATCATGA
- a CDS encoding MBL fold metallo-hydrolase RNA specificity domain-containing protein, whose protein sequence is MDHSAHHALALCTEPTARLVRHRLGNVTTKTMPLGEAVEVAGLRMTALPAGHIFGSAMLYAEHEKGTVLYTGDFRLGPSATAEEAQLRSAEYLIMECTFGHPNYRLPARDTVIEMLLEKVREAFHRGATPVISAYVLGKSQEVTKILTSHGIPVLQHPDIYAISQVYEEAGCELGDYRPYTGRPVPGCAVIVPPKPLTPGVLPGAVHVEKFHVTGWAFDPRRRRNAPKDHWIPLSDHADFDQLIRAVEEVGPKTVFCTHGPKSFVEELKSRGHDARWLE, encoded by the coding sequence ATGGACCATTCCGCCCATCATGCCCTAGCGCTGTGCACCGAACCGACGGCCAGGCTGGTTCGTCATCGGCTGGGGAATGTGACGACCAAGACCATGCCGCTGGGCGAAGCGGTCGAAGTGGCCGGCCTGCGGATGACGGCCCTACCGGCAGGGCACATCTTCGGCTCGGCGATGCTCTATGCCGAGCACGAAAAGGGAACGGTCCTCTACACAGGTGACTTCCGCCTGGGGCCATCGGCGACAGCGGAAGAGGCCCAACTTCGGTCGGCCGAGTACCTGATTATGGAGTGCACGTTCGGCCATCCGAATTATCGCCTGCCGGCTCGCGATACGGTGATCGAGATGCTGCTGGAGAAAGTCCGCGAGGCATTCCACCGGGGAGCGACGCCGGTCATCTCGGCCTACGTGCTGGGCAAGTCGCAAGAGGTGACCAAGATCTTGACCTCTCATGGGATCCCCGTCCTGCAGCATCCCGACATCTACGCGATCAGCCAGGTCTATGAAGAGGCCGGCTGCGAACTGGGAGACTACCGACCCTACACAGGGCGTCCGGTCCCTGGCTGCGCGGTGATCGTCCCTCCGAAACCACTCACGCCAGGCGTACTACCAGGGGCGGTTCATGTCGAGAAATTCCATGTCACCGGCTGGGCTTTTGATCCACGACGAAGGCGCAATGCACCGAAGGACCATTGGATTCCACTTTCGGACCATGCCGACTTCGATCAGTTGATCCGTGCCGTGGAAGAGGTTGGGCCGAAGACGGTCTTTTGCACGCATGGCCCGAAGAGCTTTGTGGAAGAACTCAAGAGCCGCGGTCATGATGCCCGTTGGCTGGAATGA
- a CDS encoding DNA methyltransferase has translation MNTTSITINDIQIGERHRKEIGDIGGLAHSISDDGLLQPIGVTPDNRLVFGYRRLLACRDHLAWTEIPAVVIDTENLTHGEWIENTIRKDLTLSEMVAITDALRDFTRGGDRRSDQYRKNGSGVTKKEACEIAGWKTDKYDDAKKVVENAIDELVRAMDEGKVSPHAAAKLVDEPEDIQREAVERLGSATTAAERRGILKTLRRLKNQKKLAERRKAELEAPLASESVKILHTPFQQLKEVANLKPGSVQCVLTDIPYDGEFVSQIGDLARLAAEVLVEGGIFICFVGQHKLNDKMRAFDDHLTYQWMGTSRWVGRCNQMHAVKVVSNYTPFVIYTKGQRKPDEWTKWVDTLDLDRQEKEYHPWQRPLAEVESLLLSFTRPGDLVVDPCGGGFTTAVACQRLGRRCISCDIEKAYVVQGLERLAKAQASEESESPEGTVAIDFDLIGEEQAA, from the coding sequence ATGAACACGACATCCATCACCATCAACGACATCCAGATCGGCGAGCGTCACCGCAAAGAAATCGGTGACATCGGCGGCCTAGCCCATTCCATTTCCGACGATGGGCTACTCCAACCCATCGGTGTTACCCCAGACAACCGGCTTGTCTTCGGCTACCGCCGACTCCTCGCTTGCCGAGACCACTTGGCGTGGACCGAGATTCCCGCCGTCGTCATCGACACCGAAAATCTGACGCATGGTGAGTGGATCGAGAATACGATCCGCAAAGACCTGACTCTCTCGGAGATGGTCGCAATCACCGACGCCCTTCGAGATTTCACCCGTGGTGGAGATCGTCGTTCCGATCAATACCGTAAAAACGGTAGTGGTGTCACCAAGAAGGAAGCCTGCGAGATCGCTGGTTGGAAGACTGACAAGTACGATGATGCAAAGAAGGTCGTGGAGAACGCCATCGACGAACTGGTGCGTGCAATGGACGAAGGAAAGGTGTCACCCCACGCCGCCGCCAAGTTGGTGGATGAGCCTGAAGACATTCAGCGTGAGGCTGTTGAAAGGCTCGGATCAGCAACGACTGCTGCTGAGCGCCGAGGCATTCTAAAAACCCTGCGTCGTCTTAAGAACCAGAAGAAGCTTGCGGAACGACGAAAGGCCGAGCTTGAAGCTCCATTGGCTTCGGAATCCGTGAAGATTCTCCATACCCCATTTCAGCAGTTGAAGGAAGTCGCCAACCTTAAACCGGGTTCCGTGCAGTGTGTCCTCACTGACATCCCCTACGATGGTGAGTTCGTCAGTCAGATTGGGGATTTGGCTCGACTGGCTGCCGAAGTGCTTGTTGAGGGAGGCATCTTCATCTGCTTTGTTGGTCAGCACAAGTTGAACGACAAGATGAGAGCGTTCGACGATCATCTGACCTACCAGTGGATGGGAACCTCAAGATGGGTTGGACGCTGCAACCAGATGCACGCAGTGAAGGTTGTAAGCAACTATACGCCCTTCGTTATCTACACCAAAGGTCAGCGGAAACCTGACGAGTGGACAAAATGGGTAGACACGCTCGATCTCGACCGTCAGGAGAAGGAATACCATCCGTGGCAACGACCGCTGGCTGAAGTCGAAAGCCTGCTCCTCAGTTTTACGAGGCCCGGCGATCTTGTTGTCGACCCATGTGGTGGCGGATTCACCACGGCTGTCGCCTGTCAAAGACTCGGCAGACGGTGCATATCCTGCGACATCGAGAAGGCATACGTCGTCCAAGGCTTGGAGCGACTCGCCAAAGCACAAGCGTCGGAAGAGAGCGAGTCTCCCGAGGGAACTGTTGCAATTGACTTCGATCTGATTGGCGAAGAGCAGGCCGCATAA
- a CDS encoding DNA-methyltransferase, with the protein MDNHFKLNTVELGDCKEVIHRLRDKSVNLALCSPPYPDKRGDKYPTVSEADFPTWTARWMDSLVGKLADDGSVLMVIDKHVKNGVMSDFLLITQLVLRQLGWTQHMTHIWFKHDGLPLGHRWWPHHCYEEILWFSRTTHPFCDPWAAGSPSTNLAVRNYDQSDWTNGKTGKKEGTARMRDVLVVPVGGNAKGVDHPAKYPQTLCESLIKTFCPEDGTVLDCFAGSGTTLLAARATGRNFYGIDVMKKYVNLARRRLSEGGPQAA; encoded by the coding sequence ATGGACAACCACTTCAAACTCAACACAGTCGAGCTTGGTGACTGCAAGGAAGTCATTCATCGGCTTCGTGACAAGTCCGTCAACTTGGCACTGTGTTCACCACCTTACCCAGATAAACGGGGCGACAAGTACCCGACCGTTTCGGAAGCTGACTTTCCAACATGGACAGCACGATGGATGGACTCGCTTGTCGGCAAGTTGGCTGACGACGGTAGCGTCCTCATGGTAATTGACAAACATGTCAAGAATGGTGTGATGTCTGACTTTCTGCTCATCACACAGCTTGTGTTAAGGCAACTTGGGTGGACTCAGCACATGACACACATCTGGTTCAAACACGATGGACTCCCACTCGGGCACAGATGGTGGCCTCACCACTGCTACGAAGAAATTCTGTGGTTCAGCCGCACTACTCACCCCTTCTGTGATCCATGGGCTGCTGGCTCGCCATCGACGAATCTTGCCGTGAGAAACTACGATCAGTCCGATTGGACCAACGGCAAGACGGGTAAGAAGGAAGGGACTGCCCGGATGCGTGATGTGCTTGTCGTACCTGTTGGTGGAAATGCCAAAGGCGTGGATCATCCGGCCAAGTACCCGCAAACGCTTTGCGAGTCGCTCATCAAGACGTTCTGTCCCGAGGATGGCACAGTCTTGGACTGTTTCGCTGGATCGGGGACGACGCTATTAGCGGCACGGGCTACCGGACGGAACTTCTACGGTATCGATGTAATGAAGAAATACGTCAACCTCGCTCGGCGGCGACTGTCTGAGGGTGGTCCACAAGCTGCCTAA